In the Lepus europaeus isolate LE1 chromosome 18, mLepTim1.pri, whole genome shotgun sequence genome, one interval contains:
- the TUBG2 gene encoding tubulin gamma-2 chain, translated as MPREIITLQLGQCGNQIGFEFWKQLCAEHGISPEGIVEEFATEGTDRKDVFFYQADDEHYIPRAVLLDLEPRVIHSILNSPYAKLYNPENIYLAEHGGGAGNNWARGFSQGEKIHEDIFDIIDREADGSDSLEGFVLCHSIAGGTGSGMGSYLLERLNDRYPKKLVQTYSVFPNQDEMSDVVVQPYNSLLTLKRLTQNADCVVVLDNTALNRIATDRLHIQNPSFSQINQLVSTIMSASTTTLRYPGYMNNDLIGLIASLIPTPRLHFLMTGYTPLTTDQSVASVRKTTVLDVMRRLLQPKNVMVSTGRDRQTNHCYIAILNIIQGEVDPTQVHKSLQRIRERKLANFIPWGPASIQVALSRKSPYLPSAHRVSGLMMANHTSISSLFESSCQQYDKLWKRGAFLEQFRKEDIFKDNFDEMDRSREVVQELIDEYHAATRPDYISWGTQEQ; from the exons ATGCCCCGGGAGATCATCACCCTGCAGCTGGGCCAGTGCGGCAACCAGA ttgGGTTCGAGTTCTGGAAGCAGCTGTGCGCCGAGCATGGTATCAGCCCCGAGGGCATCGTGGAGGAGTTCGCTACCGAGGGCACGGACCGCAAGGACGTCTTTTTCTACCAG GCCGATGATGAGCACTACATCCCGCGGGCTGTGCTGCTGGACCTGGAGCCCCGGGTGATCCACTCCATCCTCAACTCTCCCTACGCCAAGCTCTACAACCCGGAGAACATCTACCTGGCTGAGCATGGAGGAGGAGCTGGCAACAACTGGGCCAGGGGATTCTCCCAG GGAGAGAAGATCCACGAGGACATCTTTGACATCATAGACCGGGAAGCAGACGGGAGTGACAGTCTTGAG GGTTTCGTGCTGTGTCACTCCATTGCAGGGGGGACAGGCTCTGGCATGGGTTCCTACCTCCTGGAGCGACTGAATGACAG GTACCCCAAGAAGCTGGTGCAGACCTACTCGGTGTTTCCCAACCAGGATGAGATGAGCGACGTGGTGGTCCAGCCCTACAACTCGCTCCTCACGCTCAAGCGGCTGACTCAGAACGCGGACTGCGTG GTGGTGCTGGACAACACGGCCCTGAACCGGATAGCCACGGACCGCCTGCACATCCAGAACCCATCCTTCTCCCAGATCAACCAGCTG GTGTCCACCATCATGTCAGCCAGCACCACCACCCTGCGCTACCCCGGCTACATGAACAACGACCTCATCGGCCTCATCGCCTCGCTCATCCCCACGCCCCGGCTCCACTTCCTCATGACCGGCTACACCCCCCTCACCACGGACCAGTCA GTGGCCAGCGTGAGGAAGACCACGGTCCTGGACGTCATGCGGCGGCTGCTGCAGCCCAAGAACGTGATGGTGTCCACAGGCCGGGACCGCCAGACCAACCACTGCTACATCGCCATCCTCAACATCATCCAGGGGGAGGTGGACCCCACCCAG GTCCACAAGAGCCTGCAGAGGATCCGGGAACGGAAGTTGGCCAACTTCatcccctggggcccagccagcATCCAGGTGGCCCTGTCGAGGAAGTCTCCCTACCTGCCCTCAGCCCACCGGGTCAGCGGGCTCATGATGGCCAACCACACCAGCATCTCCTCC cTCTTTGAAAGTTCCTGCCAGCAGTACGACAAGCTGTGGAAGCGGGGAGCCTTTCTGGAGCAGTTCCGCAAGGAGGACATCTTCAAGGACAACTTCGACGAGATGGACAGGTCCAGGGAGGTTGTGCAGGAGCTCATCGACGAGTACCACGCAGCCACCCGGCCGGACTACATCTCCTGGGGCACCCAGGAGCAGTGA